The following proteins come from a genomic window of Nocardiopsis sp. YSL2:
- a CDS encoding glutamate synthase subunit beta: MADPKGFLKITERELPAHRPVDVRIQDWREVHEDFDRGTVTKQASRCMDCGIPFCHNGCPLGNLIPEWNNLVYTHDWAEAIERLHATNNFPEFTGRLCPAPCESACVLGINQPAVTIKNVEVSIIDRAWEEGWVKPLPPTTRTGKKVAVVGSGPAGLAAAQQLTRAGHDVTVYERADRIGGLLRYGIPEFKMEKRHIDRRLAQMTAEGTTFRTGVDIGVDITVEQLRADHDAVVLTGGATAARDLPATGRELTGIHQAMEYLPLANRVQEGDIERAPINAEGKHVVVIGGGDTGADCVGTAHRQGAASVTQLEIMPKPPTQRPDHQPWPTMPMLYKVTSAHEEGGKRIYSVNTLEFLGDEDGHVRALKLVEVKRTDKGFEPVEGTEREIPADLVTLAMGFVGPQKEGMIEALGVDLDGRGNVQRDADYQTSVDGVFCAGDMGRGQSLIVWAIAEGRSAAAGVDRYLGADTALPVAIPPTERPLV; this comes from the coding sequence ATGGCTGACCCCAAGGGTTTCCTGAAGATCACGGAGCGCGAGCTTCCCGCACACCGCCCCGTCGACGTCCGCATCCAGGACTGGCGCGAGGTCCACGAGGACTTCGACCGAGGAACCGTCACCAAGCAGGCCTCGCGCTGCATGGACTGCGGCATCCCCTTCTGCCACAACGGATGCCCGCTCGGCAACCTCATCCCCGAGTGGAACAACCTCGTCTACACCCACGACTGGGCCGAGGCGATCGAACGCCTGCACGCCACCAACAACTTCCCGGAGTTCACCGGGCGGCTCTGCCCCGCCCCGTGCGAATCCGCGTGCGTGCTCGGCATCAACCAGCCCGCCGTCACCATCAAGAACGTCGAGGTCTCCATCATCGACCGCGCGTGGGAGGAAGGCTGGGTCAAGCCCCTGCCGCCCACCACCCGCACCGGCAAGAAGGTCGCCGTCGTCGGCTCCGGCCCCGCCGGACTCGCCGCCGCCCAACAGCTCACCCGCGCCGGGCACGACGTCACCGTCTACGAGCGCGCCGACCGCATCGGCGGCCTGCTCCGCTACGGCATCCCCGAGTTCAAGATGGAGAAGCGGCACATCGACCGCCGCCTCGCCCAGATGACCGCGGAAGGCACCACCTTCCGCACCGGCGTCGACATCGGCGTCGACATCACCGTCGAGCAGCTGCGCGCCGACCACGACGCCGTCGTCCTGACCGGCGGAGCCACCGCCGCGCGCGACCTGCCCGCCACCGGCCGCGAACTCACGGGCATCCACCAGGCCATGGAGTACCTGCCCCTGGCCAACAGGGTGCAGGAGGGCGACATCGAACGCGCCCCCATCAACGCCGAGGGCAAGCACGTCGTCGTCATCGGCGGCGGCGACACCGGCGCCGACTGCGTGGGCACCGCCCACCGCCAGGGCGCCGCGTCCGTCACCCAGCTCGAGATCATGCCCAAGCCCCCGACGCAGCGCCCCGACCACCAGCCGTGGCCCACCATGCCCATGCTGTACAAGGTCACCAGCGCACACGAAGAGGGCGGCAAGCGGATCTACTCCGTCAACACCCTGGAGTTCCTCGGCGACGAGGACGGCCACGTGCGCGCCCTCAAGCTCGTCGAGGTCAAGCGCACCGACAAGGGCTTCGAGCCCGTCGAGGGCACCGAACGCGAGATCCCCGCCGACCTCGTCACCCTCGCCATGGGCTTCGTCGGCCCCCAGAAGGAGGGCATGATCGAGGCGCTCGGCGTCGACCTCGACGGCCGCGGCAACGTCCAGCGCGACGCCGACTACCAGACCAGCGTCGACGGTGTCTTCTGCGCCGGCGACATGGGCCGCGGCCAGTCGCTCATCGTGTGGGCCATCGCCGAGGGCCGCTCCGCCGCCGCCGGCGTGGACCGCTACCTCGGAGCCGACACCGCCCTGCCGGTCGCCATCCCGCCGACCGAGCGCCCGCTCGTCTAG